A single genomic interval of Bacteroidota bacterium harbors:
- a CDS encoding adenylate/guanylate cyclase domain-containing protein, whose product MTETIPVDLLPVLLKRLVFVMVLVFVSVSCRGITPQVDNLKFLLSDKNSDTARINIYLKLATIYHNSDHFDSALYYAAEASKLAGELHYTNLECKALMILGDIYLRHGELNKSIDYHSSCMKLMDSLSVINREKSQREIALLKLQGDLNQRDMEKGKLVTYLILAVTALLIILLAALLNRFLFLRKIKNQLSEKNHIISLEQKKSEDLLLNILPEETARELKLYSKAKPRKYEKVTVMFTDFKDFSRITEKMDAEDLIREIDYFYKAFDNIIVKYGIEKIKTIGDAYMAVGGLPVPNGTHASDVIDAALEIRQLMQNHKEQRQQAGKSFFEIRIGIHSGPVVSGIVGHKKFAFDIWGDTVNVAYCMESTGAAGRVNISKATMEMVNDMYDFTHRGKIPIKGDRKMDMYFVNYRLDANQELTVANPLR is encoded by the coding sequence ATGACTGAAACCATTCCAGTGGACTTACTTCCTGTCTTGTTAAAAAGATTAGTCTTTGTCATGGTTTTGGTGTTTGTTTCGGTTTCTTGCAGGGGAATCACTCCGCAGGTCGACAACCTGAAATTCCTACTGTCGGATAAAAATTCAGATACCGCCAGGATCAATATCTATCTGAAGCTGGCGACCATTTATCATAATTCCGATCATTTCGATTCAGCCTTGTACTATGCTGCCGAAGCATCTAAACTGGCTGGTGAGCTTCATTACACGAATCTGGAGTGCAAAGCGCTGATGATCCTCGGGGATATTTACCTCAGGCATGGGGAACTAAATAAAAGCATTGACTATCATTCCTCCTGTATGAAGTTAATGGATAGCCTTTCAGTCATAAACAGGGAAAAATCACAGAGGGAAATAGCCCTTCTTAAATTACAGGGAGATCTGAATCAACGAGATATGGAAAAGGGGAAACTTGTTACTTACCTTATTTTGGCTGTGACGGCTCTTCTAATAATACTTCTTGCCGCTCTCCTCAACAGGTTTTTATTCCTACGAAAAATAAAAAACCAATTATCTGAAAAAAATCACATCATCAGTCTGGAGCAAAAAAAATCGGAGGATCTCCTCCTGAACATACTCCCCGAGGAGACAGCCAGAGAGCTCAAGTTATACAGCAAAGCCAAGCCCAGAAAATATGAAAAAGTTACTGTGATGTTCACTGATTTCAAGGACTTTTCAAGAATAACAGAAAAAATGGATGCTGAAGACCTCATCCGTGAAATCGACTATTTTTATAAAGCTTTTGATAATATTATCGTCAAATACGGTATCGAAAAAATCAAGACAATAGGTGATGCCTATATGGCTGTGGGGGGATTACCTGTCCCCAATGGCACACATGCGTCCGATGTTATCGATGCTGCGTTGGAAATCAGGCAGTTGATGCAAAACCATAAAGAGCAGCGACAGCAAGCCGGAAAGTCCTTCTTCGAAATCCGTATTGGCATCCATTCCGGCCCTGTGGTGTCAGGTATTGTTGGTCATAAAAAATTCGCCTTCGATATCTGGGGCGACACTGTCAATGTAGCATATTGTATGGAATCGACAGGTGCCGCGGGAAGGGTGAACATTTCAAAAGCCACAATGGAAATGGTGAATGACATGTATGACTTCACGCACAGGGGTAAAATCCCTATAAAGGGTGACAGGAAAATGGACATGTATTTTGTTAACTACCGGCTCGATGCAAATCAGGAATTAACTGTTGCCAACCCTTTACGCTGA
- a CDS encoding PAS domain S-box protein has translation MIKILAIDDNNDNLVVLKALLSDAFPKATFIPALSGKRGIELCHSEMPDVILLDLVMPEMDGFEVCSRLKTDVLLNHIPVIMITAIKTSKENRIKALESGADAFLTKPIDEAELTAQIRAMLRIKESEDFKRYENISLTQLVSERTHKLEKELAERKRTEEELRLALKKLEMTKRASLNLMEDLKSEIETRKKTEEILRESEAKFAGIFNSAGDGIIYVTKKGTILDINPALSRITGLKREQLVGHNALQVMPKFLDLAILPAMLRQIQTVLSGKEIRPFEMEFRGRHLEIYASFKRDQENITVIIRDISEKKKTEIALHENQAQLDLALRSAQMGVWYWDITEDKRYFDEQVCHLLGINPENFKGTAEEFYNVLHPDDREKIKKALKRTIEQNVLYEPEYRTIWPDGSIHYLTARGRLVLDLGEKPLRINGIIWDVTSRKQTEEEILMLNTELEQRVVERTAQLEASMKELESFSYSVSHDLQTPLRAINGYSRILLEDYHQLLDDEGNRILNNVLSHTNRMGKLIDDLLTLVRVSRKEMQKHAIDMTDLAKSVFGELTIDGQHNHITLTVHHLPKATGDSTLMKQVWQNLLSNAIKYSSKSNNPVIEIGSSEGDKEILYFVRDNGVGFNPNYAHKLFGVFERLHKDAQYDGTGVGLAIVQRIIHKHKGRVWAEGEPGKGATFYFSLPKN, from the coding sequence ATGATAAAGATTCTCGCAATTGATGACAACAATGACAATCTTGTTGTTTTAAAGGCATTATTATCGGATGCTTTCCCCAAAGCAACGTTCATCCCTGCTTTAAGCGGAAAAAGAGGTATTGAGCTCTGTCATTCAGAGATGCCGGATGTCATTCTTTTAGACCTTGTAATGCCTGAAATGGATGGATTTGAAGTCTGCTCCAGGCTCAAGACGGATGTCCTTTTGAATCATATACCCGTTATCATGATCACTGCTATAAAAACGAGTAAAGAAAACCGCATCAAAGCACTTGAATCAGGCGCCGACGCTTTTTTAACCAAACCCATCGACGAAGCAGAACTCACGGCTCAAATCAGAGCCATGTTGCGCATCAAAGAATCGGAAGATTTTAAACGTTATGAGAACATAAGTCTTACACAACTTGTATCGGAACGTACACATAAACTTGAAAAAGAATTGGCCGAACGGAAAAGGACTGAGGAAGAGCTGCGCCTGGCACTCAAAAAACTGGAGATGACTAAAAGAGCTTCTCTCAATTTAATGGAAGATTTAAAATCTGAAATAGAAACCCGGAAAAAGACTGAAGAAATTCTGAGAGAAAGTGAAGCCAAATTTGCCGGTATTTTCAACAGCGCAGGCGATGGAATTATTTATGTTACAAAGAAAGGTACTATCCTCGATATCAACCCGGCTCTGAGCCGGATTACCGGTTTAAAACGGGAACAACTTGTCGGTCATAATGCTTTGCAAGTCATGCCCAAATTTCTGGATTTGGCCATACTACCGGCGATGTTAAGACAGATACAAACCGTTCTTTCCGGCAAGGAAATCAGACCATTTGAAATGGAATTCCGGGGTCGCCATTTGGAAATTTATGCCTCATTCAAAAGAGATCAGGAAAATATCACAGTCATTATAAGAGATATTTCAGAAAAGAAAAAAACTGAAATTGCCCTGCATGAAAACCAGGCACAGCTTGATCTGGCTTTGCGCTCAGCTCAAATGGGAGTATGGTATTGGGATATCACCGAAGATAAAAGATATTTTGATGAACAGGTATGCCATCTTCTGGGAATTAATCCCGAGAATTTTAAAGGAACAGCAGAGGAATTTTATAATGTCCTCCATCCCGATGACAGGGAAAAGATTAAAAAAGCACTCAAACGTACTATCGAACAGAATGTGCTTTACGAACCTGAGTACCGGACCATCTGGCCGGATGGCAGTATTCATTATCTCACTGCACGCGGCAGGTTGGTTCTTGATTTGGGGGAAAAACCTTTACGCATCAACGGTATCATTTGGGATGTCACCAGCCGCAAGCAAACAGAAGAAGAGATACTCATGCTTAACACTGAACTGGAACAACGGGTAGTTGAACGGACTGCTCAGTTGGAGGCATCCATGAAAGAATTAGAATCGTTCAGTTACTCTGTTTCCCACGACCTGCAGACACCGTTACGCGCGATAAATGGGTATAGCCGTATACTTCTGGAAGATTATCACCAGCTTCTTGATGACGAAGGCAACCGGATTCTGAATAATGTTCTTAGCCATACAAACAGAATGGGTAAGCTCATCGATGATCTGCTCACCCTGGTACGCGTCAGCCGCAAAGAAATGCAGAAGCACGCAATAGATATGACAGATTTGGCAAAGTCCGTATTTGGTGAATTGACCATTGACGGGCAGCACAATCACATCACCCTGACTGTTCATCACCTTCCGAAAGCAACAGGTGATAGCACATTAATGAAGCAGGTTTGGCAAAACCTGCTTTCCAATGCCATCAAATACTCTTCTAAATCTAATAATCCGGTCATTGAAATTGGAAGTTCTGAAGGGGATAAAGAAATCCTTTATTTCGTGCGGGATAATGGAGTCGGCTTTAATCCAAATTATGCGCATAAATTATTTGGGGTTTTTGAACGACTGCATAAAGACGCCCAATATGATGGTACAGGCGTAGGACTGGCAATTGTTCAACGTATTATCCACAAACATAAAGGACGTGTGTGGGCCGAAGGCGAGCCCGGTAAAGGAGCGACATTTTATTTTTCTTTACCTAAAAATTAG
- a CDS encoding Nramp family divalent metal transporter, with protein MNSIQRLKELFNRSKHRPRFGALDLLKYIGPGLLVTVGFIDPGNWASNLAAGSGFGYSLLWIVTLSTIMLIILQHNAAHLGIVTGLCLSEAATIYLKKKYSQLLLISAMMASISTSLAEILGASLALNMLFHIPVRAGALMTLTFVIIMLFSNSYRLIEKWIIGFVSVIGLSFIYELTLVQIDWGEAATAWVKPSFPHGSMLLIMSVLGAVVMPHNIFLHSEIIQSRQWNREDSKVVRRQLDFEFTDTLFSMIVGWAINSAMIILAAATFFTTQTSVTEIQEAKHLLEPLLGSNAAIIFAVALLFSGIASSITSGMAAGSIFAGMYREPYDIRDNHSRMGVAASLLIATLLIFIIGDPFKGLIISQTVLSIQLPFTIFLLIYLTSSPKVMGNYRNKLFMKIFLYVIASIVTLLNIFLFISLLR; from the coding sequence ATGAATTCGATTCAAAGGTTAAAGGAATTATTTAACAGGAGTAAGCACCGGCCGCGTTTCGGTGCCCTGGATTTGCTGAAATACATAGGACCTGGTTTGCTGGTGACTGTAGGATTCATTGATCCCGGCAACTGGGCGTCCAATCTCGCTGCCGGGTCCGGCTTTGGCTACTCTCTCCTATGGATTGTCACCCTTTCAACCATAATGCTTATCATCCTCCAGCATAATGCTGCCCACCTTGGCATAGTAACGGGTTTATGCCTGTCGGAAGCGGCCACTATTTATCTGAAAAAAAAATACTCGCAACTCCTGCTCATCAGTGCTATGATGGCTTCAATATCCACATCTTTGGCCGAGATATTAGGCGCTTCACTGGCACTGAATATGCTCTTTCACATCCCTGTGAGAGCCGGTGCATTGATGACTCTGACATTCGTGATTATCATGCTCTTTTCAAACTCGTACCGTTTAATCGAGAAATGGATCATCGGTTTTGTCTCCGTCATCGGACTTTCATTTATTTATGAACTCACCCTGGTTCAAATTGACTGGGGAGAAGCCGCCACTGCCTGGGTCAAACCTTCATTCCCGCATGGATCTATGCTTCTTATTATGAGTGTCCTTGGCGCTGTGGTCATGCCCCATAATATCTTCCTTCATTCCGAGATCATCCAAAGCCGTCAATGGAACAGGGAAGATAGCAAAGTCGTACGCCGCCAGCTTGATTTTGAATTCACGGATACACTCTTTTCCATGATCGTGGGCTGGGCTATCAACAGCGCTATGATCATCCTGGCTGCAGCCACCTTTTTCACTACTCAAACCAGCGTGACGGAGATTCAGGAGGCCAAACACCTCCTCGAGCCCTTACTTGGCAGTAATGCTGCTATCATCTTTGCTGTTGCCCTGCTCTTCTCGGGCATCGCTTCTTCAATCACTTCCGGCATGGCTGCCGGGTCAATTTTCGCAGGCATGTACCGGGAACCTTATGACATACGTGATAATCACTCCCGGATGGGCGTAGCCGCTTCCCTACTCATCGCAACTCTTCTGATCTTTATTATTGGCGATCCCTTTAAAGGTTTGATCATCTCACAAACAGTGCTGAGTATTCAGCTTCCATTTACCATTTTCCTGCTGATCTATCTTACCTCATCACCAAAGGTCATGGGAAATTACCGGAACAAACTGTTCATGAAGATATTCTTATATGTCATCGCTTCTATCGTCACACTTCTAAATATTTTCCTTTTCATCAGTCTGCTAAGATAG